The proteins below come from a single Nostoc sp. KVJ3 genomic window:
- a CDS encoding phage major capsid protein: MAVIASSIASLQLLVDEEVASLQYNAYPVLNRVQKKIAGQKVIKWNANVGGATVTGEATTADVSTFSEDSVIGASLAIGTNRLRHSFQVQKEDVEEAKNAGRGALRDLLGYEVQSGIRAILEALSGYVYSGTGLAAQGGVVGLGAAVAAAAYAGIDPATYTAWTPYLNTNGTNRSLTQALLLSVETGILTKAGNYTAIYTTPVIVEAYKKLFAASLINPQLNNNIADLGFSGVTYAGRPIIADPYCTANAMYFVNEPEVTLYSYGQSNTQGMNGMQFAIESLPSANPDALKYAIYVKPQLQVKTRNKGIAGLLAIQ, from the coding sequence ATGGCAGTTATTGCTAGTTCAATTGCTTCTTTACAACTTTTGGTTGATGAGGAAGTTGCAAGTCTTCAATACAATGCTTATCCTGTATTGAATCGCGTACAAAAGAAGATTGCTGGTCAGAAAGTTATCAAGTGGAATGCAAATGTTGGTGGAGCTACTGTAACAGGTGAAGCTACTACTGCTGATGTATCTACTTTCTCTGAAGATTCAGTTATTGGTGCTTCCTTAGCTATTGGTACTAACCGCTTACGTCATTCTTTTCAAGTTCAGAAAGAAGACGTTGAAGAAGCTAAAAATGCTGGTCGTGGTGCTTTACGCGACTTACTTGGTTATGAAGTACAGTCTGGTATCCGCGCCATCCTTGAAGCTTTAAGTGGATATGTTTACTCTGGTACAGGTTTGGCTGCTCAAGGTGGAGTAGTAGGTTTGGGAGCTGCTGTAGCGGCGGCTGCTTATGCTGGTATTGACCCAGCTACCTACACTGCTTGGACACCTTACCTAAATACAAATGGTACCAACCGTTCACTAACTCAAGCATTACTTTTGTCAGTAGAAACTGGAATTCTTACCAAAGCTGGTAATTATACAGCTATCTATACAACCCCAGTAATTGTTGAAGCTTACAAGAAATTGTTTGCTGCTTCTCTTATCAACCCTCAGTTAAATAACAATATTGCTGACCTTGGTTTTAGTGGTGTTACATACGCTGGCAGACCTATCATTGCAGATCCTTATTGCACAGCTAACGCAATGTACTTCGTGAATGAACCAGAAGTTACTTTGTACTCCTATGGTCAAAGCAATACCCAAGGTATGAACGGTATGCAGTTTGCTATTGAGTCTTTACCTAGCGCTAACCCAGATGCATTGAAATATGCTATCTACGTTAAGCCTCAACTGCAAGTTAAGACACGTAATAAAGGTATTGCTGGTCTATTGGCAATTCAGTAA
- a CDS encoding HK97 gp10 family phage protein, whose amino-acid sequence MFNYTIKASGPLFEGKVTTKKILESALKETADFAKNTVKNVTPVKSGALKSGWLTTVNRKSVTLSNSVIYAPYVEKKVQMVNRSLPVINENLEQNIAKGINKLK is encoded by the coding sequence ATGTTTAATTACACCATCAAGGCTTCTGGCCCACTATTTGAAGGTAAAGTCACTACTAAAAAGATATTAGAGAGTGCTTTAAAAGAGACAGCAGACTTTGCAAAGAATACAGTAAAGAATGTTACTCCTGTAAAATCAGGGGCACTGAAATCAGGTTGGCTTACAACTGTAAACAGGAAATCAGTAACGTTATCAAACTCTGTTATTTATGCACCTTATGTTGAAAAGAAAGTGCAAATGGTGAATAGGTCACTACCTGTTATTAATGAGAACTTAGAACAGAATATAGCTAAAGGAATCAATAAACTCAAATGA
- a CDS encoding phage tail sheath subtilisin-like domain-containing protein encodes MTSLFTSFKSPGVRIVETTQGYRSLEIASFETHYIIGSSATGAYLYPAQVSSLVDFTNQFGASPSEAAIRLLFRNDKRAIVFFIRTPIAVRRTVTVSTAVAGTYTVTIAGTAVNYVATGTPTKPDIVSGLIAAVNSTSVANLVTAQAELATDTLIVRNDDPIAASPTLTVGTNLASAITTPTTPAAIDYVYAIENSFDAEDAYTQGFIFAPEAFQLLSLQSDRQAVGLALEAQASDEAFDWVALIDPGVGLTPAQAQTEALLYNSPQGHSALFYPYLIDLESTVVPPSAAVAGLHTRRFREEGLQQPGAGAKFPVLGVLDVVTKVNTQQQEILNPIGVNVIRNLRNKGIVVWGMRTRSTSEFYTFLPTRVIMNVLNGTLRSGFDNDLFSSIDGFGLLLNAISQTAFSVCNRLWRGRLLFGATEAAAFEVICNFTNNTQEELERGNVILEVYAVPAPALEKLLVNTIRVSIGTLPLNQAQTVATQLPAATA; translated from the coding sequence ATGACAAGTTTATTCACTTCATTTAAAAGTCCTGGTGTACGCATTGTAGAGACGACCCAAGGATACCGTTCCCTTGAAATTGCTAGTTTTGAGACTCATTATATTATTGGTTCCTCAGCAACTGGAGCTTATCTTTATCCAGCTCAAGTAAGCAGCTTAGTAGATTTCACAAATCAATTTGGCGCATCTCCTAGTGAAGCGGCAATCCGCCTTTTGTTCAGAAATGATAAAAGAGCTATTGTATTCTTTATCCGCACCCCTATTGCTGTTAGACGTACAGTAACAGTATCCACAGCAGTAGCTGGTACATATACAGTAACCATTGCTGGTACAGCAGTAAATTATGTAGCCACAGGTACGCCTACAAAACCTGATATCGTCTCTGGTTTAATCGCTGCTGTCAACTCTACATCAGTGGCTAACCTAGTGACAGCACAGGCTGAACTTGCTACAGACACATTAATAGTACGCAATGATGACCCTATTGCTGCTAGCCCAACTTTGACAGTAGGTACAAATTTAGCCTCAGCAATCACCACTCCTACAACCCCTGCTGCCATTGACTATGTTTACGCCATTGAAAACAGCTTTGACGCTGAAGATGCTTACACACAAGGATTCATATTTGCTCCTGAAGCATTCCAACTGTTAAGTCTACAATCTGACCGTCAAGCAGTTGGTTTAGCTTTAGAAGCACAAGCTAGTGATGAAGCTTTTGATTGGGTTGCCTTGATTGACCCAGGTGTAGGTTTAACCCCAGCTCAAGCTCAAACTGAAGCATTGCTATACAACAGCCCCCAAGGTCACTCTGCGCTCTTCTATCCTTATCTAATAGACCTTGAAAGTACTGTAGTTCCACCTTCTGCTGCTGTAGCTGGTCTGCACACAAGACGTTTCAGAGAGGAAGGTTTACAACAACCTGGTGCTGGTGCTAAATTCCCAGTTTTAGGAGTCCTTGATGTAGTAACCAAAGTTAATACTCAACAGCAAGAAATCCTCAATCCTATTGGGGTTAATGTTATCAGAAACCTGAGAAACAAAGGCATTGTAGTTTGGGGTATGAGAACTCGCTCTACTAGTGAATTCTATACTTTCTTACCTACTAGAGTCATTATGAACGTTCTTAATGGAACCCTCAGATCAGGTTTTGATAATGACCTTTTCAGTTCCATTGATGGGTTTGGTTTGTTGCTAAATGCAATCTCTCAAACAGCTTTTTCAGTATGTAATAGATTGTGGCGTGGTAGATTGCTTTTTGGTGCTACTGAAGCTGCTGCTTTTGAAGTTATTTGTAACTTTACTAATAACACTCAAGAAGAGTTGGAAAGAGGAAATGTGATTCTAGAAGTATATGCAGTTCCTGCACCTGCTCTAGAGAAGCTATTAGTTAACACAATCAGAGTGAGTATTGGTACATTACCATTAAATCAGGCTCAGACTGTTGCTACTCAACTACCTGCTGCTACTGCCTAA
- a CDS encoding ISAs1 family transposase has product MSEGFETKSADSVKNTRCQPKSRKIADIGSIQQSLVEHFSDIKDKRVERTKKHQFTDILVIAILAIIAGAQGWEDIENYGISKQTWLEEFLALPNGIPSDDTFRRVFELIDPEALNRCFLRWVETLITNMGGEIIPIDGKTIRGSYDRNQGQSALHLISAWASEHSLVLAQVKVEDKSNEITAIPALLEMLDISGCIITIDAMGTQTEIAKQIIAKKADYVLALKANHPMLYSQVKEWFDKAQAEQFSGINVSYDKRIEKAHHRTEIREVWTVPIAAIGELYQPKLWAGLQSLVMVVRVRHLWNKTTREVQFYLTSLNSDAQIIGRAIRKHWGIENEAHWTLDCTFAEDACRIRSFHSPQNFALLRRFALNALNREQTYKRSLRQKMKRTAMDNNYMIQVLSCFIDNTLDSSDSLCQA; this is encoded by the coding sequence ATGTCAGAGGGCTTTGAAACTAAATCTGCTGATAGTGTCAAAAATACTCGTTGTCAGCCAAAATCAAGAAAAATAGCAGACATTGGCAGTATTCAACAAAGTCTAGTTGAGCATTTCTCGGATATCAAAGACAAGAGAGTAGAGCGGACGAAGAAACATCAATTCACAGATATCTTAGTCATCGCAATTTTAGCAATCATAGCTGGAGCACAAGGGTGGGAAGACATCGAGAATTATGGCATCAGCAAGCAAACATGGTTAGAAGAGTTTCTGGCATTACCAAATGGTATTCCCTCAGATGATACATTTCGACGAGTGTTTGAGTTGATCGACCCAGAAGCATTAAATCGATGTTTCTTGAGATGGGTAGAAACCCTAATCACAAACATGGGAGGAGAAATTATCCCCATAGATGGAAAGACAATTAGGGGTTCTTATGACCGCAATCAAGGTCAAAGCGCACTCCACCTTATAAGTGCCTGGGCGAGTGAGCACAGTTTAGTGTTGGCACAAGTGAAAGTAGAAGATAAATCCAATGAAATCACCGCCATTCCAGCACTGTTAGAAATGCTAGACATCTCTGGCTGTATCATCACCATTGATGCAATGGGAACACAAACCGAAATTGCCAAACAGATTATCGCCAAAAAAGCTGATTATGTCCTGGCACTGAAAGCCAACCATCCCATGCTCTATTCTCAAGTCAAAGAATGGTTTGACAAAGCGCAAGCAGAGCAATTTTCGGGGATTAATGTTAGTTATGACAAACGGATTGAAAAAGCACATCATCGCACGGAAATTCGTGAAGTTTGGACTGTACCCATTGCGGCTATCGGTGAGCTTTATCAACCCAAATTATGGGCAGGTTTGCAATCTCTAGTTATGGTTGTCCGTGTTCGTCATCTTTGGAATAAAACTACTCGTGAGGTTCAGTTTTATCTCACTTCTTTAAACAGTGATGCTCAAATTATCGGTCGGGCTATCCGAAAACACTGGGGCATTGAAAACGAGGCTCACTGGACTCTCGACTGTACTTTTGCAGAAGACGCTTGTCGCATTCGTTCTTTCCACAGTCCCCAAAATTTTGCTCTTTTACGACGCTTCGCTCTCAATGCTCTTAACCGTGAACAGACCTACAAACGTAGTCTTCGTCAAAAAATGAAACGCACCGCTATGGATAACAATTATATGATTCAGGTTCTCAGTTGTTTCATTGACAATACTTTAGATTCTTCTGATTCCTTGTGTCAAGCCTGA
- a CDS encoding phage baseplate assembly protein V: MNNIFEILNQSKLANQIALDQQGRMPYPTLGICVQNTDPLNKRRIKISFPSSPTLESDWIRRLDIAPGVDANLPPINSTVIVFFVDGLESNGYYLPVINDTNPPKDKEDVVSDYYSTTPGNRTVEVSGDDSLKVENSMSIEAGGDINTTTPDSVNFDSSKGFNVSSERDIMMTCLNALVLQATTYLRLQAGPTNYIELGADGTSKVSGNWVFNMGGSTISFVNCGGMSINGKQICTTDAIDSRGDHLVTRGY, from the coding sequence ATGAATAATATATTTGAAATATTAAATCAGAGCAAGCTAGCAAATCAAATTGCGCTCGATCAGCAGGGTAGGATGCCTTATCCCACATTAGGTATATGTGTGCAGAATACAGATCCGCTAAATAAAAGACGGATAAAAATCTCCTTTCCATCATCCCCAACTTTAGAAAGTGATTGGATTAGAAGACTTGATATTGCCCCTGGAGTTGATGCTAACTTACCACCCATTAATTCAACAGTAATAGTTTTCTTTGTAGACGGATTAGAAAGTAATGGGTACTACTTACCTGTAATTAATGACACCAATCCTCCTAAAGATAAAGAAGATGTTGTTAGCGATTATTATTCTACTACCCCTGGTAACAGAACAGTAGAAGTTAGCGGAGATGATTCTCTTAAAGTTGAGAATAGTATGAGTATTGAAGCTGGGGGTGATATTAATACTACCACTCCAGATAGTGTCAATTTTGACTCTAGTAAGGGCTTTAATGTGTCAAGTGAAAGAGACATCATGATGACCTGCTTAAATGCCTTAGTGCTTCAAGCAACCACCTATCTCAGACTTCAAGCTGGCCCTACCAACTACATTGAATTAGGCGCAGATGGTACTAGTAAAGTTAGTGGTAATTGGGTCTTCAATATGGGCGGGTCTACTATCAGTTTTGTTAACTGTGGTGGAATGAGTATAAATGGTAAACAAATTTGTACCACAGATGCGATTGACTCTAGGGGCGACCATTTAGTTACAAGGGGTTATTAA
- a CDS encoding baseplate J/gp47 family protein has protein sequence MADIILNSISLDPINETDIVEQAKLKVYNASGGLLNDFTENSPIAALIQGQAFAGAELLYYINQLPLALVIDFLKITGVTRSSGTKAKTTLTFNISSPQSVIFTIPEGFEVVDSQGKLSFFTDAPLVIPVGLVSGSVTATAEEVGSEYNIAAYSITGITQPLTYLAGVTNIEAASGGSDLESEASAINKALTQIRLRNLVSADDYEQAAEALLGEGSVCKAIGLLAGDKTTRELGAVHLFLLNSNGEPANDAQINYVKSQLSNRIQLGTSLYASPVELLPISAELQYNLSPGVDPEEAFDILWEAYQDYLNPSYYPLSKDILFFEVGYALRNTGVIVDGGTLSINGTPSNIPIPNDYTLPYPYSLFMQLVDKNGVVYESLRGAGDPPSGGFI, from the coding sequence ATGGCTGATATTATATTAAATTCAATTTCCCTTGACCCGATTAATGAGACTGATATTGTAGAACAAGCTAAATTAAAAGTCTACAACGCCTCTGGTGGCTTATTAAATGACTTCACAGAGAATTCTCCCATTGCAGCTTTAATACAGGGTCAAGCTTTTGCTGGGGCTGAATTACTTTACTATATAAATCAATTACCTTTAGCTTTAGTAATTGACTTTCTTAAGATTACTGGGGTTACTCGTAGTTCTGGAACCAAAGCTAAAACCACTTTAACTTTTAATATTAGCTCTCCTCAGAGTGTTATATTCACAATCCCTGAAGGTTTTGAAGTAGTTGATAGCCAAGGTAAACTTTCATTCTTCACTGATGCACCTTTGGTAATTCCTGTAGGTTTAGTATCAGGTAGTGTAACAGCTACTGCTGAAGAAGTAGGTTCTGAGTACAACATTGCGGCATACTCTATTACTGGAATAACTCAACCTTTAACTTACCTGGCAGGTGTTACTAATATTGAAGCTGCATCAGGTGGCTCAGATTTAGAAAGTGAGGCTTCTGCTATTAATAAGGCACTTACTCAAATTAGACTTAGAAACTTAGTTTCTGCTGATGATTATGAACAAGCTGCTGAAGCTTTATTAGGTGAAGGTTCAGTCTGTAAAGCTATAGGTTTACTTGCTGGAGATAAGACTACTAGAGAATTAGGAGCAGTTCATTTATTTCTCCTAAACTCAAATGGTGAACCTGCAAATGATGCTCAAATTAACTATGTTAAGTCTCAGTTATCAAATAGAATTCAACTAGGTACTAGCCTCTATGCTAGTCCTGTAGAATTATTACCCATTAGTGCAGAATTACAATATAATTTATCTCCTGGTGTTGACCCAGAAGAAGCCTTTGATATTTTATGGGAAGCATACCAAGATTACTTAAACCCTAGTTATTACCCATTAAGTAAAGACATATTATTTTTTGAAGTTGGTTACGCTCTAAGGAACACAGGTGTAATTGTAGATGGAGGAACCCTCAGCATAAATGGAACTCCTTCAAATATCCCTATACCTAATGACTATACACTACCTTACCCTTATTCTCTATTCATGCAATTAGTGGATAAGAATGGTGTAGTGTATGAATCTCTGCGGGGAGCCGGAGACCCGCCCAGTGGAGGTTTTATATAA
- a CDS encoding phage tail protein, which produces MQTQTAWATSKPIYSRLPECYQTNEITEWLTSYFDELLVGTKAKIDDLPRQLNPLLCDPEWLDFLAPLTGFTGDYWDKTWVTQTKRLLISNSYTNIWPNKGSKEVLSLVLNCFNIQHLITSRGNFILGTSTTGDPLGTSAWEYIIYLPNAYKYGDKFKLTQKLNSLYGPYWCSTEIIFNDNYFS; this is translated from the coding sequence ATGCAGACGCAGACTGCATGGGCTACTAGTAAACCCATATATAGTAGATTACCTGAGTGCTATCAGACTAATGAAATTACTGAATGGCTCACAAGCTATTTTGATGAATTATTAGTAGGAACTAAAGCAAAGATTGATGACCTACCTAGACAACTAAATCCTCTATTATGTGATCCAGAATGGTTAGACTTCTTAGCACCTTTAACTGGTTTCACAGGGGATTATTGGGATAAAACTTGGGTAACTCAAACTAAAAGATTATTGATATCTAATTCATACACTAATATATGGCCTAATAAGGGATCTAAAGAAGTATTAAGTCTAGTATTAAATTGTTTCAATATACAGCACCTAATAACCTCTAGAGGAAACTTTATCTTAGGAACTTCTACTACTGGTGATCCTTTAGGTACTAGTGCTTGGGAATATATTATCTACTTACCTAATGCCTATAAATATGGGGATAAATTTAAGCTAACCCAAAAGCTTAATTCATTATATGGGCCTTATTGGTGCAGTACTGAAATTATATTTAATGATAATTATTTTTCTTAA